Proteins from a single region of Cryptococcus neoformans var. grubii H99 chromosome 5, complete sequence:
- a CDS encoding endoplasmic reticulum protein codes for MYEDAVPIKTLLRTVFNSIFEVILLCVAGYVLARAGVTDKATQRKLNVINVSLFTPALLFSKVAYSLTPAKLKELWIIPLGFILITGLSALVAWFLAKVFRLSKSQTAFAICAAMFQNSNSLPIALIQALVTTVPGLKWGFDDSKDQMLGRALTYLVLYSTLGMMLRWSWGVKLLSNADDEVDQTQHDHDHGLAGDMGLVQSPGHIEENEYESRSPFFPSEDHQAPRGRGSLFRGRGSLFGVTPTMIRDASSSPTTPFGVPGPVHPMHSPRRQSTTGASTRSHSIMSATRRSRTLSRTESGREFWGLPEAPRNHRIELIEEDSSDEEDEEWGNYAQPDFRLRREPPSTKLQAYWRGFQKKATSFGKSVNAFMTVPMYAALLSIFIAMVQPLQREMAKFKPLEQAIKGAGQCSIPVTLVVLGAFFYTPPSTHPPFSGLHPNETPARPSNFFERKFRAIAGSHPSDQKAYPRENRTVFVAVISRMILVPMLMMPLLALMAKYDFFEAAADPVFVLCAVLLVSSPPALTLAQITQAASGDAFERLISKTISWSYAVLTPPLTLIYVVIGLVFGRL; via the exons ATGTACGAGGACGCTGTGCCGA TCAAAACATTACTTCGAACTGTCTTTAAT TCCATCTTTGAAGTCATTTTGTTATGTGTTGCGGGTTATGTACTCGCCCGCGCTGGAGTGACGGATAAAGCAACCCAGAGAAAGCTGAATGTCATCAATGTCTCCCTGTTCACCCCAGCTTTGTTGTTTTCAAAG GTGGCTTACTCTCTTACACCGGCAAAGCTGAAAGAACTATGGATCATCCCTCTTGG tttcatcctcatcactgGCCTTTCGGCCCTAGTAGCCTGGTTCCTTGCCAAGGTGTTCAGGCTTTCTAAATCGCAGAC GGCTTTTGCCATTTGTGCCGCGATGTTTCAAAATAGTAACTCTTTGCCGATCGCCTTGATCCAG GCTTTGGTGACTACAGTCCCCGGTCTCAAATGGGGATTCGACGACTCCAAAGATCAAATGCTGGGTCGAGCCCTCACCTATCTCGTTCTCTACTCCACCCTCGGTATGATGCTACGATGGTCATGGGGCGTTAAACTTCTCTCTAATGCCGACGATGAGGTTGACCAGACTCAgcatgatcatgatcatggCTTAGCTGGCGACATGGGGCTTGTACAGTCGCCTGGGCACATTGAAGAGAATGAATATGAGAGCAGGTCacctttctttccttctgaAGACCACCAGGCTCCGCGGGGGCGTGGCAGTTTATTCAGGGGACGTGGCAGTTTATTCGGTGTAACGCCGACTATGATTCGTGatgcctcctcttctccaactaCTCCCTTTGGAGTTCCTGGGCCGGTACACCCTATGCATTCGCCACGAAGACAGTCAACTACCGGAGCCAGTACGAGAAGTCATTCGATCATGAGTGCCACGAGGAGGTCGAGGACTCTAAGCAGGACTGAGAGTGGTCGAGAGTTTTGGGGACTACCTGAAGCACCCAGAAATCACAGGATCGAGCTGATCGAGGAAGATAGcagtgatgaggaggacgaggaatGG GGAAATTACGCACAACCAGATTTCCGCCTTCGCCGCGAACCCCCTTCCACGAAGCTTCAAGCTTATTGGCGTGGAttccaaaaaaaagcaaCGTCATTCGGCAAGAGCGTGAATGCGTTCATGACCGTTCCAATGTATGCTGCGCTGTTGTCAATCTTCATTGCGATGGTACAGCCTTTGCAGCGGGAAATGGCTAAGTTTAAGCCGTTGGAACAGGCGATCAAGGGTGCTGGGCAATGTTCGA TTCCTGTCACTTTAGTGGTCCTGGGCGCTTTCTTCTATACCCCACCTTCTACCCATCCCCCTTTCTCCGGTCTTCACCCTAATGAAACTCCAGCTCGACCATCCAACTTCTTCGAGCGCAAGTTCCGTGCCATCGCTGGCTCGCATCCCTCCGATCAGAAGGCTTATCCCCGAGAAAATCGAACCGTTTTCGTCGCTGTGATCAGTCGAATGATTCTTGTGCCAATGCTGATGATGCCGCTTTTGGCGTTGATGGCCAAGTATGACTTCTTCGAAGCTGCTGCAGACCCAGTTTTTGTGCTCTGTGCAGTGCTATTGGTTTCTTCC CCTCCGGCTCTGACGTTGGCACAAATCACACAAGCGGCATCGGGTGATGCTTTTGAAAGGTTGATATCCAAGACAATCAGTTGGTCGTATGCTGTTCTCACACCGCC CTTGACTCTCATCTATGTTGTTATCGGTTTGGTTTTCGGAAGATTGTAA